One window of Pocillopora verrucosa isolate sample1 chromosome 9, ASM3666991v2, whole genome shotgun sequence genomic DNA carries:
- the LOC131793583 gene encoding S-adenosylmethionine decarboxylase proenzyme, whose translation MEHVGFFEGPEKLMEVWWTPIVEADSNDGLSGNLRTICREKWSELLSLVKCTILSEKRNDDMIAFLLSESSLFVSKERVILKTCGQTTLLKCIKPLLELAKNECGLTEVQDFFYSRMNYQEPNLQSTPHQTFQQEVEWLDQLFSDGAGYALGRLNGPDTWFLYTLDNILPGVTQPDQTLEILMHDLDREAMNKFYKSSSSNADEVTRVTGISEFLPGALIDAALFDPCGYSANGLLDNSYFSIHVTPQEECSYASFETNIKVSCYKELISKVLKTFKPGRFLMTLFANEGAPCGFSYKTFQEGSIPGYKLDDLQLSQMKMYNLTYGHYKRIHEKLP comes from the exons ATGGAACACGTAGGGTTTTTCGAAGGGCCCGAGAAGCTAATGGAAGTCTGGTGGACACCGATTGTGGAAGCTGACAGTAACGATGGATTATCAGGGAATTTAAGAACCATTTGTAG GGAAAAATGGTCAGAGCTTCTGTCATTGGTAAAATGCACTATTCTTAGTGAAAAAAGGAATGATGACATGATTGCATTTCTCCTCAG TGAGAGCAGCTTGTTTGTGTCTAAAGAACGTGTCATCCTAAAGACTTGTGGGCAAACAACGCTCTTGAAGTGTATCAAACCACTGTTAGAACTGGCCAAGAATGAGTGTGGGTTGACTGAAGTGCAG GATTTCTTTTACTCACGCATGAACTACCAAGAACCCAACCTTCAATCTACTCCTCATCAAACATTTCAACAGGAG GTTGAGTGGCTGGATCAGTTGTTTTCTG ATGGTGCAGGATACGCTCTCGGACGATTGAATGGTCCTGACACATG GTTCTTATACACCCTGGACAACATCCTTCCTGGTGTGACCCAGCCAGACCAAACACTGGAG ATTTTGATGCATGATCTTGACCGAGAGGCAATGAACAAGTTTTATAAGTCAAGTTCTTCTAATGCAGATGAAGTGACCAGA GTCACAGGCATAAGTGAATTTCTCCCTGGAGCCTTGATTGATGCTGCTTTGTTTGATCCTTGTGGTTATTCTGCTAATGGCCTCTTGGAT AACAGCTACTTTAGCATTCACGTTACCCCGCAAGAGGAATGTTCTTATGCCAGTTTTGAAACCAATATTAAAGTG TCATGCTACAAGGAGCTGATATCCAAAGTTCTTAAGACTTTTAAGCCTGGAAGATTCCTCATGACTTTGTTTGCTAATGAG GGTGCGCCATGTGGCTTTTCATACAAGACTTTTCAAGAAGGATCTATACCTGGATACAAACTGGATGATCTGCAGTTGTCACAAATGAAGATGTATAATCTGACCTATGGCCATTACAAAAGAATCCATGAGAAGCTTCCATAA